One part of the Dermacentor andersoni chromosome 2, qqDerAnde1_hic_scaffold, whole genome shotgun sequence genome encodes these proteins:
- the LOC126541368 gene encoding salivary anticoagulant protein P23-like, which produces MKTFVVVLFIVIHFGNADVSDEDDCTEAQQRAMNGRSLSSRRFMWWPFDACKDGVTRVTCDGDLECHAFRLQSTGFDVASRTLWTHTRGTDSVSKANDFVDTVLLQRMPTLVRRNPGSFSLDPYYFKVYKTSWTNRDLKVYVNSGQFRNFDTAVRRVGNCVLAMVAGNMSLSCDLSIGGIVAELHTETKGDGLLGRVKFVRVEALQYQTTGKVEVTAALNQPGFVRTFIVGNADFEVTPGHNLDLNAIRMRNFKSRVGAYLMEQMREKFYSNYEAILRHAFSRNSFFLF; this is translated from the exons ATGAAAACATTCGTTGTGGTATTATTTATCGTCATCCATTTCG GTAATGCCGATGTCTCCGATGAAGACGACTGCACAGAAGCCCAGCAAAGAG CTATGAATGGACGGTCCTTGTCGTCACGCCGCTTCATGTGGTGGCCGTTCGACGCTTGCAAGGATGGCGTCACACGCGTCACGTGTGATGGAGACCTCGAGTGCCACGCTTTTCGTCTACAATCGACGGGTTTCGATGTAGCATCCCGTACACTGTGGACCCACACGA GAGGCACAGACAGTGTGAGCAAAGCGAACGACTTTGTTGACACTGTGCTTCTGCAAAGAATGCCGACTCTCGTAAGAAGGAATCCAGGCTCCTTTTCTCTCGATCCCTACTACTTCAAA GTCTACAAGACGAGCTGGACAAACCGAGACTTGAAGGTGTACGTAAACTCGGGCCAGTTCAGGAACTTTGACACGGCCGTGCGCCGCGTCGGCAACTGCGTACTCGCCATGGTGGCCGGAAACATGAGCCTCAGCTGCGATCTGAGCATCGGTGGCATCGTCGCCGAACTCCACACAGAG ACAAAAGGAGATGGTCTGCTTGGCCGCGTAAAGTTCGTGCGTGTCGAAGCACTCCAGTACCAGACAACCGGCAAGGTTGAAGTCACGGCTGCCCTGAACCAACCTGGCTTCGTGCGCACCTTCATCGTGGGCAACGCCGACTTCGAAGTGACGCCGGGACACAATCTCGACTTGAACGCGATTCGAATGAGGAATTTCAAGTCTCGCGTGGGTGCTTATCTCATGGAACAGATGCGCGAGAAGTTTTATTCCAACTACGAGGCAATACTGAGGCATGCTTTCTCTCGCAACAGCTTTTTCTTGTTCTGA